The following is a genomic window from Chlorocebus sabaeus isolate Y175 chromosome 24, mChlSab1.0.hap1, whole genome shotgun sequence.
AGTTGGAGGATGGTGGACTTCAAGCTGAGCACAGTCTGGAGGAATCGTCTCCTGCAGCCTACATGGGAAGTTCTCTCTTGGGGGATGGGGGTTGTCCTGGGGACCCCACCtgtttctgacctttccctgtgGCCCTCCCACAGCTCCTCCAGCTGGTCCCTGCCTTCCAGTCTCCTGTACCCTGCCAGGGGCCCTCCTCCACTGGCGCTGGTCTTTTGTCTATGgattcatctttattttctcccttaCTCTCTTTATGATCATTTCAGAGGGGTCTGGGGAGAAGGGCGGTCTGGAGCTGGCCTTAGTCCTGCCTTTCCTGTGTTCGAGCTCCGGGGGTCCTCCTGCCGGTCAAGCCGGGGGCCGGCCGTGAGGATTAAGCAGTCCAGAGGCAGCCCCGCTGTACATGAAGCCGGGCACGTACTGGGTTGGGGGGTGTCCTGGCACAGATTACTGTGCAAAGCCACAGAGGGCCACACGGCCTGAGGCCCCGCGCCGGGAGCTGGCGCTGGAGCAGCGGGAGGCTGAGCAGACGGCGCTTTAGAAAGCGCCCCCTGGCCGCTGAGGGAGCGAGCTCTGAGGGTCAGCGCGTGCTGGGTAGGAGCGGCGAAGGGATGCTGGCGCCGAGGCCCTCGCCGACCCGCTGCCCTTTCCCCGCAGGTGTGCGAGCCGCCGGAGCGCAGGCGCCCGGGCCGCCACTGGAGCGTCAGCATCGACGAGCGCCGGCGGCTGGCCATGCTGGGCGGCCGGGAGAGGCCGGGCGCCGCCGGGGCCCCGCTACACTGCAGGGTGCGCGGGGGCGGGTCCTCCCAGCCGGGtcccagccccgccccgccccgcccctccacCTCGCCTCCCTCGACTCAGTCCAACTGGGCCCTTTACCCTGCCGCTCCCGGGCCCCACCCTTATCCCCTTCCCGCCCCTCAAGGCTCCCTGACCCTCCCTCGCCCGCAGGACATCGTGCAGATGGTAGCCCAGCTGGTGTCAGAGGACGTGGACAAGGACGTGCTGTTTCCCCACCCGCTGAGGTCCACCGAGTCCACCAACGCCTTCCAGGCCTTCCTGGCGCGGAGTGCGCCTTTCTGGCATAATGCGACTTTCGAGACCCGGGCCTCGAGGTCACCCCCTTCCTAAAAGCCCGACTCAGCCCATTGTGTGTCTTCCAGTGCCTTTCCTTGGGGGCCCAGGGTGGGGGCAGCCTCTGCGCCTTCTTTGTGCCCCACCAGGGTTATCACGACCACCCATGATGGTCAGGCAGAACCTGGCTCCGGACAGCCTGCAGCTCCTGAGGCCTTGGAGACGGGGCTAGGGGCTATCGGAGGCCATCTAGGGGAGGGAAGTACTGCCCCAGGTCAGTTTGAGGGGGCTCTGGCAAGGCCTGGGTAGCAGGAGCTTGCCCTCGGGACCGCTGGGAGGAGGCCTCGGGGTACCTGGGCCTGTCTGAGGTGCACTGGTGTCCTGGGAGGCCCCAGTGGCAGGCGCTGCCTGGAGACTCAGCTCCTTTGCTGGCCTGGTCTGAGGAACTGGGTACCTGCCTGCACCAGGCTGTGAGATGGGCCAGGGAGAGTTCTCCAGGGGGCGGGGTCTCACATTGGTTCCTGCCTCTGAAGACCCAGAAGGGCACACGGGATCCCAGGGGTGCTGTGGTGGGGAGCAGCAAGCCCAGGGACCCAATACGGTGCCCAGCTTAGAGGGAGGCTGTCTGGAGGCAGAGCTGCCTCCTGGCCTCTGGACAGCGATGCTGGTGGTGGCCGAGGGCCAAGGGGGTAGCCTGCACAGGGGGTCTGAGCAAGTGCTTACCTGTCAGCTGCAGAGTTGGCTGGAGCAGGGGCCTGTGGGCCTGGTTTCCAGGCTGCAGGGCCCTCGGAAGGGTGGTGTCCCAGCTGCATTTTGGGGATACTAAGTCGCAAGAGGACTGGACCGGGAGGCGGGGCAGGAGGGCTGTGGGCATGGGTTCCCAGCccggggtgggtgggggtggggaaagggcCCTGGACTCCGTGACTGACCGTTAGGGGCCTGACTGGGCTTCTGTGGAGGTGGCTAAGTGGAGGAGGCTTTGGGGCAAGCGGAGGTGATCACTCCTCGGCCCCAGGTGAGGGCAGGAGCTGGACCTGTGCGGTGGTCTGGACCACCAGACACACACCTGCTGGCTTTGCTGCCCCCCTGGcctccacccctccccttcccactgCTGAGAAGCCACCTGACTGCACGGCCAGCCACCTGCTGCCCTGACACTGGATCCCTGGCCCGACTTGAATCCTCTGCACCTGCCTGTGTCCCCTTCTTACTGTAAGACTCAGTGAAGTTCCCTCCTCCTTCGGGAAGTCTTCCAAGATTACACAGCCAGGTGCCCCCCTTCTCTCCCAAGTCCTCTGAATGTCATTTGGTGCACCCTAGGGATCCTCTGCATTTCTCAGGAGCCCTAGGGTAGGTGGATGGAGGGCAGATCCTCCAGGGGCTAGAGCAGGTGTCCTTAAGGGTGTGGTGAGTTTTGGGCAGGGCATTGGGGCCATAATGACCCACCCCCTGAGGTCCCTGATGATGATGTGGGGAATGGGGTCCTATGGGCCCAGCTCCATGCCAGGCAGGAAGATGCAGGTGAGCCCTGCATCCCCAGGTGTAAACAGGGCAGAGCGGAGCTGACAGGTAAGCAGTTGCCATGGGGATGGCGAGCTGGGCAGTCCTCCGTTCCTGGGTGGCTTTGAAGGGCCCCTCGTTATGACTGTGACTTGGGGATGGGTTGGGCTCATCCCGCCAGCTCTCCTGCCCTTGTTTGGGTGTCTCCTGAGGCAGCAGTCAGAGGGTGGTGGTCCAGGACGCTGGCGATGCTGGGATGGTTGCCCTCTCTGCTCCATGAGGTCTCCGTACAGAGCACCTCCCCCATGGTGGCAGCAGAGGCAAAACCCTGCCCTCTGGGCTGAGGCCCAGAGCCGACCTCCTGGTGGGTGAGGTGGCCACGGGGCCAGCCGGCAGCAGGGTACTGGCACTGAGATGCACAGGCCTCTCCAGCAGAGGTGGTGCCAGGACAGGGGCAGTGCCTGGAGACCGCCtgggttgtcacaactgggattTGTGTACTAATTTTCTGTGGCTGCCATAAAAATTGCCACAAATTCAGtaggttttggtttttctttttttttttttgatgttggtgggggcgggggggcaggcttctatgttgcccaggctggtcttgaactattggattcaagtgatccccccaccttggcctcctgggtagctgggactgcaggcgcatccaaccacacccggctttttttttttttttttttttttttttttaagtttttgtagagaaacAGTCatggtatgttgcccagggtggtcttgaactcctcgacCCAAGCAAtcatcttgcctcagtctcctgagtagctggggctataggaaTGTTCCACTGGTGCCTGGCTTTGAGTGTTTTAAAACACCACTAATTTATTAGCTAAGTTTTATAGAAGTTCAAATTGGGTATCTTTGGGCTCAGAATGAGGGGTTGGCAGAGttctgttccttct
Proteins encoded in this region:
- the TEX22 gene encoding testis-expressed protein 22 isoform X2, encoding MDSRKLFPQGKKLESHLSQEHRRPPLGPTASWGQPSTQSSAQQGLQTQDWVCEPPERRRPGRHWSVSIDERRRLAMLGGRERPGAAGAPLHCRDIVQMVAQLVSEDVDKDVLFPHPLRSTESTNAFQAFLARSAPFWHNATFETRASRSPPS
- the TEX22 gene encoding testis-expressed protein 22 isoform X1, coding for MGGLGLHPTSCCSFPQISEVWTSSLLGLEMDSRKLFPQGKKLESHLSQEHRRPPLGPTASWGQPSTQSSAQQGLQTQDWVCEPPERRRPGRHWSVSIDERRRLAMLGGRERPGAAGAPLHCRDIVQMVAQLVSEDVDKDVLFPHPLRSTESTNAFQAFLARSAPFWHNATFETRASRSPPS